From the genome of Bordetella sp. H567, one region includes:
- a CDS encoding NEL-type E3 ubiquitin ligase domain-containing protein, with product MTAPVTGIGAAWQPAELPPPIAEPPLRSLWGLLSVQVQAGPGADELDSPHLEAALRMINGTEIGAALLREIATCDIPAGDRPVIALDGPADPGPAAFTDDAAAANPFLIHFTVESPPSSPAGTPADTDDGIYPAPGAKSAIDLFVDLATYLASRTGQLRQVTSLGYGDYSTLAFQEQLGSKIPQWQYTLEAYVRAPAHPDEDRATVWETVNQWYQAGDPHRPLQLHSLNLRACPPLREVPGLAWLVLADNALTAFPSLDQLPSTLTQIDLAGNPIVTPPDGYGAQLRHVTLDKTVCENTALRGTLSPDVELVEADADYIETYTMATRFVTEFPETMVDMLPVEAMERAGWVNAVMAPLYPKDMLENAAANWFAPRLPGEVSLAPTDAAHAWRHAQQIDANGAAALTAMLDRLHEGWSLHPDPAFRQRFVTLLAKMCTRGNEDFLEECLGIAREGASSCDDQILYTVNSLHIASLNADVMAGKYDLRLVELMHHAEDMLNVHTLTQFFSDLRPELERRAREKDVPFDEVEQWLHLHSLLQRVVHLPTMLFRMQFTHLSVVNDGDVQAARAAIANAKNTGFLDFLASWSPLQSVIRRTAPRLAERADRWRDHIYNHRGRVYGTLDRLMGTDGQLFAAGNGSDIAIFRVGPRMFRTRFERLVDKRLAAHGLDRGTPDVLPPVCRAVDKDMQALIRKTTAREFLNMYGLKLEQAIQDIDQPRWFKRLRKKVR from the coding sequence ATGACAGCACCCGTTACCGGCATCGGCGCGGCATGGCAGCCGGCGGAATTGCCGCCCCCCATCGCCGAACCGCCCCTGCGCAGCCTGTGGGGCCTGCTCTCGGTCCAGGTCCAGGCCGGGCCCGGCGCGGACGAACTCGACAGCCCGCATCTGGAAGCCGCGCTGCGCATGATCAACGGCACGGAAATCGGCGCCGCCCTGCTGCGCGAGATCGCGACCTGCGACATCCCCGCCGGCGACCGGCCCGTGATCGCGCTGGACGGCCCCGCCGACCCCGGACCCGCCGCGTTCACGGACGATGCCGCGGCCGCCAATCCCTTCCTCATCCATTTCACCGTGGAGAGCCCGCCCTCGTCCCCGGCCGGGACGCCCGCGGACACCGACGACGGCATATACCCCGCCCCCGGCGCGAAGTCCGCCATCGACCTGTTCGTCGACCTGGCCACGTACCTGGCCAGCCGTACCGGACAGCTGCGCCAGGTGACCAGCCTGGGCTACGGCGACTATTCCACGCTGGCCTTCCAGGAACAGCTGGGCAGCAAGATCCCGCAATGGCAATACACCCTGGAAGCCTACGTCCGCGCGCCCGCGCACCCGGATGAAGACCGCGCGACCGTGTGGGAAACGGTCAATCAGTGGTATCAGGCCGGCGATCCGCACCGGCCCTTGCAGCTGCATTCGCTGAACCTGCGCGCATGCCCACCGTTGCGCGAGGTACCCGGGCTGGCCTGGCTGGTACTGGCCGACAACGCGCTGACGGCCTTTCCATCCCTCGATCAACTGCCAAGCACGTTGACGCAGATCGACCTGGCGGGCAACCCCATCGTCACGCCGCCGGATGGCTACGGCGCCCAGCTACGCCACGTGACCCTGGACAAGACCGTCTGCGAAAACACCGCGCTGCGCGGCACCCTGTCGCCGGACGTGGAGCTTGTCGAGGCCGACGCCGACTATATCGAGACTTACACCATGGCTACCCGCTTCGTGACGGAATTTCCCGAAACGATGGTCGACATGCTGCCCGTCGAAGCGATGGAACGCGCGGGGTGGGTCAACGCCGTGATGGCCCCCCTGTATCCCAAGGACATGCTGGAAAACGCGGCCGCCAACTGGTTCGCGCCGCGCTTGCCTGGCGAAGTCTCGCTGGCGCCGACAGACGCGGCGCACGCATGGCGCCACGCACAACAGATCGACGCCAATGGCGCTGCCGCGCTCACCGCGATGCTCGACCGCCTGCACGAGGGCTGGAGCCTGCATCCCGACCCGGCATTCCGCCAGCGCTTCGTCACGCTGTTGGCGAAAATGTGCACTCGGGGCAACGAGGACTTTCTGGAAGAATGCCTGGGCATCGCCCGCGAAGGCGCGTCGTCCTGCGACGACCAGATCCTCTACACCGTGAACAGCCTGCATATCGCGTCCTTGAACGCCGACGTGATGGCAGGCAAGTACGACCTTCGCCTGGTCGAGCTGATGCACCACGCAGAGGACATGCTGAACGTGCATACCCTCACCCAGTTCTTCAGCGACCTGAGGCCGGAACTCGAACGGCGCGCGCGGGAAAAGGACGTGCCCTTCGACGAAGTCGAGCAATGGCTGCATCTGCACAGCCTGCTGCAGCGCGTCGTGCACCTTCCCACCATGCTGTTCAGGATGCAGTTCACTCACCTCTCCGTGGTGAACGATGGCGATGTGCAAGCCGCCCGCGCGGCCATCGCAAACGCCAAAAACACGGGATTCCTGGACTTCCTTGCCTCGTGGTCGCCATTGCAGTCGGTCATCCGGCGCACCGCGCCCCGGCTGGCGGAGCGCGCGGACCGGTGGCGCGATCACATCTACAACCATCGCGGCCGCGTCTATGGCACGCTCGATCGCCTGATGGGAACGGACGGCCAGCTGTTCGCCGCCGGAAACGGGTCCGACATCGCAATTTTCCGCGTCGGCCCCCGCATGTTCCGGACTCGATTCGAACGCCTGGTCGACAAGCGCCTGGCCGCGCACGGACTGGACCGCGGGACGCCGGACGTGCTGCCCCCGGTCTGCCGGGCCGTGGACAAGGACATGCAGGCGCTCATCCGGAAAACCACCGCGCGCGAGTTCCTCAACATGTACGGGCTGAAACTGGAGCAGGCCATCCAGGACATCGACCAGCCGCGCTGGTTCAAGCGGCTGCGCAAGAAAGTTCGCTAG
- a CDS encoding endonuclease/exonuclease/phosphatase family protein, whose amino-acid sequence MRLVNWNIQWGRGVDGRVDLRRIVDEARRLCDFDVLCLQEVTRGFHGDAAAGGLPGGPDADQFAALGALLPGYTVLSGIGADLPPARLGAPRRQNGNAIITRYPVGPVFRHSLPWPSDPTVKSMPRVALEAVLLSDIGPVRVTTTHLEFYSAPQRLAQAQALRDLHVEACGHAMRPSPHGDPSGPFAAVERPLAGLVCGDFNSAVDDPAYQRMLEPMPAGVPSFNDAWLARHGQVPHAPTVGVYDRVQWPQGPFACDFVFVTPDLATRLVRCDVDPQSAASDHQPVVVEFR is encoded by the coding sequence ATGCGACTGGTGAACTGGAATATTCAATGGGGCCGCGGCGTGGACGGCAGAGTAGACCTGCGCCGCATCGTCGACGAGGCACGGCGCCTGTGCGACTTCGACGTCCTGTGCCTGCAGGAAGTCACGCGCGGTTTCCATGGCGATGCGGCCGCGGGCGGCCTGCCGGGCGGGCCCGACGCGGATCAATTCGCCGCGCTCGGCGCGCTGCTGCCCGGATATACCGTGCTCAGCGGTATCGGCGCGGACCTGCCCCCCGCGCGGCTGGGCGCGCCGCGCCGCCAGAACGGCAACGCCATCATTACGCGCTATCCCGTGGGCCCCGTATTCCGCCACAGCCTGCCGTGGCCGTCCGACCCCACGGTCAAGTCGATGCCGCGCGTGGCGCTCGAAGCGGTGTTGCTCAGCGATATCGGCCCTGTGCGGGTGACCACCACGCACCTGGAGTTCTATTCGGCGCCGCAGCGCCTCGCGCAAGCGCAGGCTCTGCGCGACTTGCACGTGGAGGCATGCGGCCATGCCATGCGGCCCAGTCCGCATGGCGACCCCAGCGGCCCCTTCGCCGCGGTGGAGCGTCCCCTTGCCGGGCTGGTCTGTGGCGACTTCAACAGCGCGGTGGACGACCCGGCCTATCAGCGCATGCTGGAGCCCATGCCGGCCGGCGTGCCGTCATTTAACGATGCCTGGCTGGCCCGGCATGGCCAAGTGCCGCACGCACCGACGGTGGGCGTGTACGACCGCGTGCAGTGGCCGCAGGGGCCCTTTGCCTGCGACTTCGTTTTTGTGACGCCGGACCTGGCCACCCGGCTTGTCCGGTGCGACGTCGACCCGCAAAGCGCGGCATCGGACCACCAGCCCGTCGTCGTGGAATTCCGCTGA
- a CDS encoding penicillin acylase family protein → MTPWRPRAFRVARRWGRVLALLGAAVLVLAAAAGGVAWWAMHASLPRLDGTIDATGLSASATIERDARGTVTVTAANRLDLAYATGYAHGQDRYFQMDLLRRVAAGEVAALVGADAIPLDQRNRMHRFRARAQAAYAALPPGQRELLQRYADGVNAAQAALPVWPFEYGVLGVRPQPWRPEDTLLVVDAMYLDLQSAELNRVLSRGFLRDAVSADMLAFLTPRASTLDAPLDGLAPDAPTPRVPRARPDWLDGRGAARSRAVPVDRNAGAAAPGDHHSAGRADGDLAAAVGPLFAGIFPQEAASDEGGEVGSNAFAVAGSHGVDGAARLANDMHLGLRLPNIWYRLTLVLRDGSPRRIAGISLPGTPVVVAGSNGDVAWGYANSYGHYIDLIHLQRDSADPRRYRGPSGEWETAVEHDEWIQVKGGAPVRRPVLETRWGPELQVGDDTYAVEWVAYRPDAADLGLLGMETARDVDEALRVAQRAGVPTQNILVADHAGHIGWTLAGPLPLATRDPDGYPVDAAKAAAPAGRLPPRQYPRVVDPPSGRLWTANNTQLGEAARQRAIGDGGADVGLRGTQIRDALLARDQHDEQDLLAIQLDDRGLWLSFWRQLALDVLDASALTRHPDRAAFRRILLQWNGRADVDQAGYTLVRDFRETLYGAWFAGLDERLSARAPELAPLISVGRASSRLEAVMRALVDAKAWVPAHYGDWRAFVLAAIDETITRNRPRGAPLEQADWGERNQLAIGHAFAGLLPEPVRAWFAAPVQAVPGDINMPRVQRPSFGASERFVVAPSREAQGILEMPGGASGHPMSPFFLAGHQDWVDGAASPFVPGAAAHTLTLQP, encoded by the coding sequence ATGACGCCGTGGCGGCCGCGAGCCTTCCGCGTCGCGCGCCGGTGGGGGCGTGTCCTGGCGCTGCTGGGCGCCGCCGTGCTCGTGCTGGCTGCCGCGGCCGGCGGGGTCGCGTGGTGGGCGATGCATGCCAGCCTGCCGCGCCTGGACGGCACCATCGACGCCACCGGCTTGTCAGCGTCCGCCACGATCGAGCGCGATGCCCGGGGGACCGTGACGGTGACTGCCGCGAATCGCCTGGACCTCGCCTATGCGACCGGCTACGCGCATGGCCAGGATCGCTATTTCCAGATGGACCTGCTGCGGCGGGTGGCCGCCGGCGAAGTCGCCGCGCTGGTGGGCGCGGACGCCATCCCCCTGGACCAGCGCAATCGCATGCATCGGTTCCGCGCGCGTGCGCAGGCGGCCTATGCCGCGCTGCCCCCCGGCCAGCGTGAGCTGCTGCAGCGTTATGCCGATGGGGTGAACGCGGCCCAGGCGGCGCTGCCGGTATGGCCCTTCGAATACGGGGTGCTGGGCGTGCGGCCGCAGCCCTGGCGTCCCGAAGACACGCTGCTGGTGGTGGACGCGATGTATCTGGACCTGCAATCGGCCGAATTGAATCGCGTGCTGTCGCGCGGTTTCCTGCGCGATGCGGTGTCCGCCGACATGCTGGCCTTCCTGACGCCGCGGGCCAGTACGCTTGACGCGCCGCTGGACGGCCTCGCTCCCGACGCGCCCACGCCGCGCGTGCCGCGCGCCCGGCCCGACTGGCTGGATGGGCGCGGCGCCGCGCGATCTCGCGCGGTTCCGGTGGATCGCAATGCCGGTGCCGCGGCGCCGGGGGACCATCACTCCGCGGGCCGGGCGGACGGTGATCTTGCCGCCGCGGTCGGTCCGCTGTTCGCCGGCATCTTCCCGCAGGAGGCCGCGTCCGATGAGGGCGGGGAGGTCGGCAGCAACGCCTTTGCCGTGGCCGGGTCGCACGGCGTGGACGGCGCGGCGCGGTTAGCCAACGATATGCACCTGGGGCTGCGGCTGCCCAATATCTGGTATCGCCTGACGCTGGTGCTGCGCGATGGGTCGCCGCGCCGCATCGCCGGTATCAGCCTGCCGGGCACGCCCGTGGTGGTGGCGGGCAGCAACGGCGACGTGGCATGGGGCTACGCCAACAGCTATGGCCACTACATCGACCTGATACACCTGCAGCGCGATTCCGCCGATCCGCGTCGCTATCGCGGCCCGTCCGGCGAATGGGAAACCGCGGTCGAGCACGATGAATGGATACAGGTGAAGGGCGGTGCGCCGGTACGAAGGCCGGTCCTGGAGACGCGTTGGGGACCGGAGCTTCAGGTAGGCGACGATACCTATGCCGTCGAGTGGGTCGCCTACCGGCCCGATGCCGCCGACCTGGGCCTGCTGGGCATGGAAACGGCGCGCGATGTGGACGAGGCGCTGCGCGTGGCGCAGCGCGCCGGCGTACCGACGCAGAACATCCTGGTGGCGGACCACGCGGGCCATATCGGCTGGACGCTGGCCGGCCCGTTGCCCTTGGCCACCCGGGATCCCGACGGCTATCCGGTCGACGCCGCGAAGGCGGCCGCGCCGGCCGGGCGCCTGCCGCCCCGGCAGTATCCGCGTGTCGTGGATCCGCCTTCGGGCCGCTTGTGGACGGCCAATAACACCCAGCTCGGCGAGGCCGCGCGCCAGCGCGCGATCGGCGACGGCGGCGCGGACGTCGGCCTGCGCGGCACGCAGATCCGCGACGCCCTGTTGGCGCGGGACCAGCACGATGAACAAGACCTGCTCGCCATCCAGCTGGACGACCGCGGTCTTTGGCTGTCGTTCTGGCGCCAGCTGGCGTTGGACGTGCTGGACGCGTCCGCGTTGACGCGGCATCCGGACCGCGCCGCGTTCCGCCGCATCCTGCTGCAGTGGAACGGCCGCGCCGATGTCGACCAGGCAGGCTATACGCTGGTGCGCGATTTCCGAGAAACGCTGTATGGCGCCTGGTTCGCCGGACTGGACGAACGGCTGTCGGCGCGCGCTCCGGAACTCGCGCCGTTGATTTCGGTGGGCCGCGCTTCCTCGCGGCTGGAGGCCGTCATGCGCGCCCTGGTCGATGCGAAGGCGTGGGTGCCCGCCCATTACGGCGACTGGCGCGCGTTCGTGCTGGCCGCCATCGACGAAACCATTACCCGCAACCGACCGCGCGGCGCGCCGCTGGAGCAGGCGGATTGGGGCGAACGCAACCAGCTGGCGATCGGCCACGCCTTCGCGGGCCTGCTGCCCGAGCCGGTGCGGGCGTGGTTCGCGGCGCCTGTGCAGGCGGTGCCGGGGGATATCAATATGCCGCGCGTGCAGCGGCCGTCCTTCGGCGCGTCCGAACGCTTCGTCGTGGCGCCGAGCAGGGAAGCGCAGGGAATACTCGAAATGCCGGGGGGCGCGTCAGGGCACCCCATGTCGCCATTCTTCCTGGCGGGGCACCAGGATTGGGTGGATGGCGCCGCGTCGCCCTTCGTGCCGGGCGCGGCGGCGCATACGCTTACGCTGCAGCCTTGA
- a CDS encoding FxLYD domain-containing protein: MKRLLATAILAAAAFSAAAQSLPQGVTIDNLAAVKDTGKGTTYIRATVHNDSGKTLNRVSVLFQLQDAQGNVIGTTSAQTFNLPDKQTWNVTATTPLPFSRFSPYEIKAE, translated from the coding sequence ATGAAACGCCTGCTTGCCACCGCCATCCTTGCCGCCGCCGCCTTCAGCGCGGCGGCGCAATCGCTGCCTCAAGGCGTCACGATCGACAACCTGGCGGCGGTGAAGGATACCGGCAAGGGCACCACCTACATCCGGGCCACCGTGCATAACGACAGCGGCAAGACGCTGAACCGCGTGTCGGTGCTGTTCCAGCTTCAGGACGCCCAGGGCAATGTCATCGGCACCACGTCGGCCCAGACTTTCAACCTGCCCGACAAGCAGACCTGGAACGTGACCGCCACGACACCGCTGCCGTTCAGCCGGTTCTCGCCCTACGAAATCAAGGCCGAGTAG
- a CDS encoding 3-oxoacid CoA-transferase subunit B: MNTKLTRDQIAARVAQDIPEGAYVNLGIGLPTLVANHLPADREIVLHTENGMLGMGPAPAKGQEDYDLINAGKQPVTQVPGTSFFHHADSFAMMRGGHLDICVLGAFQVSVNGDLANWHTGGADAIPAVGGAMDLASGAKQVFVMMELATRDGQSKLVPQCTYPLTGVRCVSRVYTDVAVFDIRADGVYVIDMFGDTEPAALERMTGLPLRFELPVAR; encoded by the coding sequence ATGAACACCAAACTGACCCGCGACCAGATCGCGGCTCGCGTCGCCCAGGACATCCCGGAAGGCGCCTACGTGAACCTGGGCATCGGCCTGCCCACGCTGGTGGCGAACCACCTGCCCGCCGACCGCGAGATCGTGCTGCATACCGAAAACGGCATGCTGGGCATGGGCCCCGCGCCGGCCAAGGGCCAGGAGGACTACGACCTGATCAATGCCGGCAAGCAGCCGGTCACCCAGGTGCCGGGCACGTCCTTCTTCCACCACGCGGACTCCTTCGCGATGATGCGTGGCGGCCACCTGGACATCTGCGTGCTGGGCGCGTTCCAGGTCTCGGTCAACGGCGACCTGGCCAACTGGCACACCGGCGGGGCCGATGCCATCCCCGCCGTGGGCGGGGCGATGGACCTGGCCAGCGGCGCCAAGCAGGTCTTCGTCATGATGGAACTGGCCACGCGCGACGGCCAAAGCAAGCTGGTGCCGCAATGCACCTATCCGCTGACGGGCGTGCGCTGCGTATCGCGCGTCTATACCGACGTCGCCGTCTTCGATATCCGCGCCGACGGCGTCTACGTCATCGACATGTTCGGCGACACGGAGCCGGCGGCGCTCGAACGCATGACCGGACTTCCGCTACGATTCGAGCTACCGGTCGCCCGCTGA
- a CDS encoding 3-oxoacid CoA-transferase subunit A, producing the protein MISKLVESAAEALADIPDGATILIGGFGPAGQPIELIDALLAQGAKDLVIVNNNAGNGTTGLAALLGAGRVRKIICSFPRQADSQIFDGLYRAGKIELELVPQGTLAERIRAAGAGIGGFFTPTAYGTPLAEGKETRELNGKQYVFELPLHADYALIKAERADRWGNLTYRKTARNFGPIMASAAKVAVAQVREIVELGELEPEAIVTPGIFVKRVVRIDGSVNQ; encoded by the coding sequence ATGATTTCCAAACTCGTAGAAAGCGCCGCCGAGGCGCTGGCCGACATCCCGGATGGCGCCACCATCCTGATCGGCGGCTTCGGGCCCGCTGGCCAGCCGATCGAGCTGATCGATGCCCTGCTGGCCCAGGGCGCCAAGGACCTGGTGATCGTCAACAACAACGCCGGCAACGGCACGACGGGGCTTGCCGCCCTGCTGGGCGCCGGCCGCGTGCGCAAGATCATCTGTTCGTTTCCGCGCCAGGCGGATTCGCAGATCTTCGACGGCCTGTACCGCGCCGGCAAGATCGAACTGGAACTCGTCCCGCAAGGCACGCTGGCCGAGCGCATCCGCGCCGCCGGCGCGGGCATCGGTGGCTTTTTTACCCCCACGGCCTACGGCACCCCGTTGGCCGAGGGCAAGGAAACGCGCGAGCTGAACGGCAAGCAGTATGTTTTCGAATTGCCGCTGCATGCGGACTACGCCCTGATCAAGGCCGAGCGCGCGGACCGCTGGGGCAACCTGACCTACCGCAAGACCGCCCGCAACTTCGGGCCCATCATGGCCAGCGCGGCCAAGGTCGCCGTGGCCCAGGTCCGCGAAATCGTCGAACTGGGCGAACTGGAACCGGAAGCCATCGTCACCCCGGGCATCTTCGTCAAGCGCGTGGTGCGCATCGATGGGAGCGTAAACCAATGA